A genome region from Catenulispora sp. EB89 includes the following:
- a CDS encoding amidohydrolase, whose amino-acid sequence MTNTALPDPDRPLPARVLLRGGVIHSPEEPFATAMLVEDGAVAWLGSDSAADVAHASSVDEIVELRGALVTPAFVDAHVHLTSTGLNLLSLDLHGAESLADALDRIAAFARSLPAGAMLRGQGWDDSKWPERRAPTLEELDRAVDGRPAYLSRVDVHSALASSALLAAVPQARGAVGFDGSAQLRQQAHHLVRKAAFDLMDAAERGAYQSAALRRAAELGIGAVHECGGPDISGEADFLQALAAGLELRGPEVFGYWGEFGAVQKASFLGAVGAGGDLFLDGAIGSHTACLSHAYADKDTLGASYASAEQVAAHVVECTQAGTQAGFHVIGDAAMATLLDGFDAAAAKVGRDALYRIGHRVEHAEMIPAGGIQRLLDFGIVASVQPAFDAAWGGADGMYVERLGAERARAMNPFAELQKAGVPLAFGSDAPVTPLDPWGTVRAAAFHQTPEQRISVRAAFAAHTRGGWRALGSRATATGVLRVGEPATYAVWDVAPEDVVVQAADERLSAWSTDPRSGVPGLPDLTPGRPLPTAARTVVRGRTVFDSGRLGEE is encoded by the coding sequence ATGACGAACACCGCCCTGCCCGACCCCGACCGTCCGCTCCCGGCGCGCGTGCTGCTGCGCGGCGGCGTCATCCACTCGCCGGAGGAGCCCTTCGCGACGGCGATGCTGGTCGAGGACGGCGCGGTGGCCTGGCTCGGCTCGGACAGCGCCGCCGACGTCGCGCACGCCAGCTCCGTCGACGAGATCGTCGAGCTGCGCGGCGCGCTGGTGACCCCGGCGTTCGTGGACGCCCACGTGCACCTGACCTCCACCGGCCTGAACCTGCTCAGCCTCGACCTGCACGGCGCGGAGTCGCTGGCCGACGCGCTGGACCGCATCGCCGCCTTCGCCCGAAGCCTCCCGGCCGGCGCGATGCTGCGCGGCCAGGGCTGGGACGACTCGAAATGGCCCGAGCGGCGCGCGCCGACGCTGGAGGAACTGGATCGTGCGGTCGACGGCCGGCCGGCCTACCTCTCGCGCGTCGACGTGCACAGCGCACTGGCGTCCTCGGCCCTGCTCGCCGCGGTGCCGCAGGCGCGCGGCGCGGTCGGTTTCGACGGGTCGGCGCAGCTGCGGCAGCAGGCGCACCATCTGGTGCGCAAGGCCGCGTTCGACCTGATGGACGCCGCGGAGCGCGGCGCGTACCAGTCGGCGGCGCTGCGGCGGGCCGCGGAGCTGGGCATCGGCGCGGTGCACGAGTGCGGCGGCCCGGACATCAGCGGCGAGGCGGACTTCCTGCAGGCGCTGGCAGCGGGGCTGGAGCTGCGCGGCCCCGAGGTGTTCGGGTACTGGGGCGAGTTCGGCGCGGTGCAGAAGGCCTCGTTCCTCGGCGCGGTCGGGGCCGGCGGCGACCTGTTCCTGGACGGCGCGATCGGCTCGCACACCGCGTGCCTGAGCCACGCCTACGCGGACAAGGACACGCTCGGCGCCTCGTATGCGAGCGCTGAGCAGGTGGCCGCGCACGTGGTGGAGTGCACGCAGGCCGGGACGCAGGCCGGTTTCCACGTGATCGGCGACGCGGCGATGGCGACCCTGCTGGACGGCTTCGACGCGGCGGCGGCGAAGGTCGGGCGCGACGCGCTCTACCGGATCGGGCACCGCGTGGAGCACGCCGAGATGATCCCGGCCGGCGGCATCCAGCGGCTGCTGGACTTCGGAATCGTGGCCAGCGTGCAGCCGGCGTTCGACGCGGCCTGGGGCGGCGCCGACGGTATGTATGTGGAGCGGCTGGGCGCCGAGCGCGCCCGCGCGATGAACCCCTTTGCGGAGCTGCAGAAGGCCGGCGTGCCCCTGGCGTTCGGCTCCGACGCGCCGGTGACGCCGCTGGACCCGTGGGGCACGGTGCGCGCGGCGGCGTTCCACCAGACCCCGGAACAGCGCATCTCGGTGCGCGCGGCGTTCGCGGCGCACACCCGCGGCGGCTGGCGCGCGCTGGGCTCGCGCGCCACGGCGACCGGCGTGCTGCGGGTCGGCGAGCCGGCGACGTACGCGGTATGGGACGTGGCGCCGGAGGACGTGGTCGTGCAGGCCGCGGACGAGCGCCTGTCGGCCTGGTCCACGGACCCGCGCTCGGGCGTGCCGGGGCTGCCGGACCTGACGCCGGGACGGCCGCTGCCGACCGCGGCACGGACGGTGGTGCGGGGACGGACGGTGTTCGACTCGGGGCGGCTGGGGGAGGAGTAG
- a CDS encoding Lrp/AsnC family transcriptional regulator codes for MDDIDKHIVAALVADGRMSYTDLGKLIGLSTSAVHQRVQKLEERGVLRGFRAVVDPEALGLSLTAFISVKPIDPAAPDDVPDRLKGLEEVEDCYSVAGDENYILKVRVGTPGQLESLLSRIRTAAEVSTRTTVVLSTPFEARTRGTTPA; via the coding sequence GTGGACGATATCGACAAGCACATCGTGGCGGCCCTGGTCGCCGACGGCCGGATGAGTTACACCGACCTCGGCAAACTGATCGGGCTGTCGACCTCGGCGGTGCACCAGCGGGTGCAGAAGCTGGAGGAGCGCGGGGTGCTGCGGGGGTTCCGGGCCGTGGTGGACCCCGAGGCGCTGGGGCTGAGCCTGACGGCGTTCATCTCCGTGAAGCCGATCGATCCGGCGGCGCCGGACGACGTGCCGGACCGGCTCAAGGGCCTGGAAGAGGTCGAGGACTGCTACAGCGTGGCCGGGGACGAGAACTACATCCTGAAGGTGCGGGTCGGGACGCCCGGGCAGCTGGAGTCGCTGCTGTCCCGGATCCGGACCGCCGCCGAGGTCTCCACGCGGACCACGGTCGTGCTCTCGACGCCGTTCGAGGCGCGGACGCGCGGGACGACGCCGGCCTGA
- a CDS encoding phosphotransferase — protein MTETDTDTGLVGRLLAEQFPQWADLAIRRVESTGTDNAMFRLGGELCVRLPRIDGAVDSLRREQRWLPRLAARVPLAVPVALAVGELGDPAVDLLPAWNLFEGEARAAFRAALGVDDDTWERGRGWALSIALVALPYYTRLGTNPRIVADSWHDIDALLKDA, from the coding sequence TTGACCGAAACCGACACCGATACCGGCCTGGTGGGGCGTCTGCTGGCGGAACAGTTCCCGCAGTGGGCCGATCTGGCGATCCGGCGCGTGGAGTCCACCGGCACGGACAACGCGATGTTCCGCCTCGGAGGAGAGCTGTGCGTGCGGCTGCCGCGCATCGACGGCGCCGTGGACTCGCTGCGGCGCGAGCAACGGTGGCTGCCGCGGCTCGCGGCGCGGGTGCCGCTGGCCGTGCCGGTGGCGCTCGCGGTCGGGGAGCTCGGCGACCCGGCCGTGGACCTGCTGCCGGCGTGGAACCTGTTCGAGGGCGAGGCGCGGGCCGCGTTCCGTGCGGCGCTCGGCGTGGACGACGACACCTGGGAGCGCGGGCGCGGCTGGGCCCTGTCGATCGCGCTCGTGGCGCTGCCGTACTACACGCGGCTGGGCACCAACCCGCGGATCGTCGCAGACTCCTGGCACGACATCGACGCGTTGCTGAAAGACGCTTGA
- a CDS encoding MerR family transcriptional regulator, producing MSADDTLYTIGDLARRTGLPVKTIRFYADAGVVPETGRTPAGYRVYDVGAVARLDLVRTLRELGVDLPTVRRVLAREATLAEVAAAHAEALDVQIRTLRLRRAVLGAVAARGASHQEMDLMHRIARMSDADRKRMIEDFVDSCFGGVDANPELVELVRAATPDLPDDATPEQVEAWIELAELTQDPDFRASVRRMAEYQAAERAAGDTTGLHEGLTALVRERIGRAVADGIGPESPAADPVIAELAAQYAATFGKPDDPALREWLWRRLEVAADPRVERYWRLLAAVNRWPEPEALGPVFDWFLRALRARMGRFGE from the coding sequence ATGAGCGCGGACGACACCCTCTACACCATCGGCGACCTGGCCCGGCGCACCGGACTCCCGGTGAAGACGATCCGGTTCTACGCCGATGCGGGCGTCGTCCCGGAGACCGGCCGCACCCCGGCCGGCTACCGCGTCTACGACGTCGGCGCCGTCGCTCGCCTGGATCTGGTGCGGACGCTGCGCGAGCTCGGCGTCGACCTGCCGACCGTGCGGCGCGTGCTGGCGCGGGAGGCGACCTTGGCCGAGGTCGCCGCCGCGCACGCCGAGGCGTTGGACGTGCAGATCCGGACGCTGCGGCTGCGACGTGCGGTGCTGGGCGCGGTGGCAGCGCGGGGTGCTTCACACCAGGAGATGGATCTGATGCACAGAATCGCCCGCATGTCCGACGCCGACCGCAAGCGCATGATCGAGGACTTCGTCGACAGCTGCTTCGGCGGCGTCGACGCCAATCCCGAGCTGGTCGAGCTGGTGCGCGCGGCCACTCCGGACCTGCCCGACGACGCCACGCCGGAGCAGGTCGAGGCGTGGATCGAGCTGGCCGAGCTGACGCAGGACCCGGATTTCCGGGCGAGCGTGCGGCGGATGGCCGAGTATCAGGCCGCTGAGCGCGCCGCGGGCGACACCACCGGCCTGCACGAGGGGCTGACGGCGCTGGTGCGCGAGCGCATCGGCCGGGCCGTGGCCGACGGGATCGGGCCGGAGTCGCCGGCCGCGGATCCGGTCATCGCCGAGCTCGCCGCGCAGTACGCCGCCACCTTCGGCAAACCCGACGACCCGGCGCTGCGCGAGTGGTTGTGGCGCCGGCTGGAGGTCGCCGCCGACCCGCGTGTTGAGCGGTACTGGAGGCTGCTGGCGGCCGTCAACCGGTGGCCGGAGCCGGAGGCGCTGGGGCCGGTGTTCGACTGGTTCCTGCGGGCTCTGCGGGCGCGGATGGGGCGCTTCGGGGAGTAG